Genomic segment of Paenibacillus polymyxa:
TTGTATCTTTACTCGTAGCCTTTATCCTAGGGTTGGTGTTTGGCTTTATGAAAGTAAGCCATAACAAGGTGTTCCGTGGTATTGCAACTGTATTCGTCGATATATTCCGCGGTATTCCGCTGATCGTGCTCGCTTTCTTTATTTACTTTGGTATTCCACAGGCACTGGATTTCAAAATGCCGCTTTTTGTCGCGGCTGTACTGACATTATCCCTGAATGCGGGTGCGTATGTAACTGAGATTATCCGTGGTGGTATTCAGTCCATTGATCCGGGACAAATGGAAGCAGCTCGTTCGCTTGGTCTACCCTATCGGACGGCTATGCTTAAAATCATTTTGCCACAAGCTGTGAAAATCATGATCCCGTCGTTTATCAATCAGTTGGTTATTACGTTGAAGGATACGTCCATTTTGTCTGTTATCGGTCTGGTCGAGTTGACCCAATCGGGTAAGATCATTATTGCGCGGACATTCCAATCCTTTGATATTTGGCTGGTAGTAGCGGTGATGTATCTTATCGTCATTACAGTTCTGACCAAAATTTCCAACCGTCTCGAAGGGAGAGTTCGCCGTGGGTAAAATTATCGTTAAAAACCTGAAAAAAAGCTATGGTAGTAATCAAGTATTAAAGGGCATCGATATGCAAGTACGTGAAGGCGAGGTTGTTTGTGTCATTGGCCCCTCTGGTTCGGGAAAAAGTACGTTTTTGCGTTGTATGAACATGCTTGAAGAAATTACCGCAGGTGAGGTCATTGTGGATGACTACAACTTGAGTGACAAAAACGTGGACATTAACAAAGTCCGTGAAAATATAGGTATGGTATTTCAACATTTTAATTTGTTTCCGCATATGACCGTGCTCAAGAACATTATGTTCGCGCCGACTGAACTGGGGAAACAGTCCAAGGCAGAGGCCCGGGAAACGGCTATGAAGCTGCTGGATCGTGTAGGTTTGGCCGATAAGGCAGATGCACTGCCAGGACAGCTTTCCGGCGGTCAGAAGCAGCGTGTGGCGATTGCACGTGCGCTGGCAATGAATCCAGACATTATGCTGTTCGACGAGCCGACCTCGGCGCTTGATCCTGAAATGGTAGGCGAAGTGCTGGGCGTAATGAAAGATCTGGCGCGTGAAGGCATGACGATGATGATCGTAACGCATGAGATGGGTTTTGCACGCGAAGTAAGCGACCGTGTTGTGTTTATGGACGGTGGTTACATCGTAGAAGAAGGAACGCCACAAGAGGTATTTGGTAATCCGAAAAACGAGCGGACTATTAGTTTCTTGGAAAAGGTATTGTAAGAGGATTAAAAGTGAGGCAGGGTTTGTGTTTGTAGGCGGGGATCTCGTTGTGAGACGCTCCGCGATCCATTTGATCTTTCGATCGCTGTTGCCCCTGAATTTTTGGATTGTATAGGACCTTATAAGGTGAAAATTCAGAGGCAAAGGCGAACGCTGCCGCTTCTACAGATTCAAATGGACCGCTACGCTACTGCCGCTAAACCCGCTCCTTCTTGTTCTTGCAAAAGTCTGTCCCATTCATTCGGGGGAGCAGGAGGAGGAATTAGCACATCGCTTTGATTGCTGCGTCGAGGGAAATAGCGAGACAAGCAACATATGACTGCGTAATGGCGCTTGTGTACATCTCTATAGAGCGCGAGTGATTTTCATTTTTGATGTTTATTTTCATAAATGGAGGGCTTGCTTTGAAGATAAGGACTGCTCATCATGAGGATATTCCGGCTTTGGCTTATCTAATGGAGGAGCTTGGTTATCCTACGACTGTAGAAGATATGAAGATGAGATATGATCGTATCGCTTCTGACCCTAACTACCATACTCTGGTGGCTGAAGATGAAGGGGAAGTCGTTGGGATGGTTGGACTACATGCTGGTAACTTTTATGAAAGAAATGAAGATTACGCGCGTATCGTCGTTTTTGTGATGGATTCAAAACATCGTAATAAAGGCATCGGGAAGGCGTTAAATGAGGAAGCGGAAGCTTGGGCTAAAGAGAACGGGTTGGTTGCCATTGCTTTGAACAGTGGTAATCGAAGTGAGCGACAGGATGCTCATCATTTTTATCGCCGATTAGGATATGAAGCGACAAGCACAGGATTTGTAAAAAAGATTTAATTTATAATGAATTGATTATTTTATAAGGATATCTTGGGAGGCATGTTGGCCTGGAGATATCCTTTTCTTTATTAAAAGGAATACAGGACTTGAGATTGGTATAATGTTAATTGGCTTATATAAAATATAAATAACATAACAGACGCGAAGTGTAAGCGAGGGGGACGTACGGTGATACGTACATTGACTATAGGTCATGATCATCAGGTAACAGTGGGAAAACCATTGGATCAGATCGTCATGGAGGATTACATATGGATGTGGGTAGATTTTAGCGAGCCTACAGATCGAGAGACGGAGCTGCTGACGAGTTACTTTCATTTTCACCCATTGGCTGTGGAGGATTGTATGCATGTTCTGCAACGTCCCAAATTGGATTATTACGAGGATGTGCAGTTTCTGGTCGTGCATGCGCTTGATGTAGATACGTTAGCTGCGGAAGAAGTGGATATGTTTATTAGCAGTCGTTTTTTGGTTACATATCACCATCATGAGTTAGAGGAGCTGGATCAAGCCTGGGAGCGGATTGTCCAGCATGCGAATGAACGTAAAATATGGTCGCGAGGGCCGCTGTCTGCAGCCTACACGGTGATGGACAAGCTGGTAGATAACTATTTTCCGAGCCTTTTTATGATTGAGGATGAATTGGCCGAGCTGGAGGGCTTGGGCGGTCGCGAATCCGTAGAGGAATTAATGAAGCAGGTGTTTGACCTGCGTGGCAGGCTGCTCAAGCTACGCCGTACCATCGTACCCATGCGTGATCTGATGTACCGAGTTTTGAATTCGCAGCATGTGCAGGGCCAAGGAGATCATATGGCTTATTTTACCGATATATATGATCATTTATTGAAGCTGACAGACATGCTGGAGGCCGACCGCGAGATGACAGCCGACCTGAGGGACAGTTATATATCGCTCAATTCCAATCGCATGAATTCAATTATGAAGACGCTGACCGTAATTACGACCGTCTTTATGCCCTTGACGCTGATTGCAGGAATTTATGGTATGAATTTTTCGAATATGCCCGAGTTGACCTGGAAATATGGATATTTTGGTGTACTGTTCTTCATGTTTTTGTTGAGTGTTGCAATGGTGGTCTGGTTTATGCGCCGTGGCTGGTTCAAATAGTATAGTCTACTTTCTTTTGCGCTTGCGCGGACGTCTGCGCGGGGTAGTGGTGCTTTTGCGCTGCGTCTTTTTCCGGCGTGGGCGTGGTGGTGTGTATTCATCCAATTCCTCGGTGATATCTGTGGCAGAATTTTTGCTCGCGGATTTGCCGAATGCTGGGAGCGAGCCCATAATCAGCTTCGCCATTGGAGCAAATTGCTGCACACTAGACATAACCTTTTGCACCTTGCCGACCGTAGCAACAATTCCATCAATGCCACCCATACGGTCAATGAAGCCTTTGATTTCGTTGAGATTACCGAGGTTGCCAAGACCCCCAAGCAGTCCTCCTTTGGCTGGAACCGGGTCTGGTGTGACCACGGCAGAATCCGTAATACTCGCTGGCGCCTCGTAAGGAACCAGCCCGGAAGAACCGGCTTGCGGAACCTCGTTGTATGGATCGAGTCCGGGATAAGGAGATGAACTATACGGATCGGAAAGGGAACGCTGTAGCGGCCTCCGATGATAGTAGTGTCCAGGCATGAGATCACATTCCTTTGCAGGTTGATACTCTACTGTATGTTACAAACGCACAGTGGGTTTAGGCGCGTGTCCCGAAATCAGGTATAAAAGCGGATTTGGGCATTCGTACGGTACGTTTCTATGGTCATAATGTTGTTCTGTAATGCGTGAAACCGTTAATGCTTGAAAAACCGACTATTCCTCGGGTACAATGAGGAGAGATCGTAACCTTGGGAGATGATAATCCATGCAGCTTAAAAAGCTTAATGATAAAAGTATTGATCAATTGTTCGAAGCTATTTTAACTCTTAAAAATTTGGAAGAGTGCTATGTATTTTTTGATGATCTGTGCACGATTAATGAAATTCAATCCCTCTCCCAACGTCTAGAGGTTGCCCGTATGCTAGGCAAAGGCAGCACATATAATCAGATTGAAGCAGAGACGGGGGCCAGCACAGCTACCATTTCACGTGTTAAACGTTGTCTGAACTATGGTAATGACGGGTACAAAATGACTCTGGAACGTCTGGGACGCTAATGCGGAGCCCTGGGATACTGGTAATCAGCCATGGCTCTAGGGAGCCATATTGGGTGGAACAGGTGGATCAGGCAGTTGCGAAGCTTCATTTGTCGGAAGAAATGCCGATA
This window contains:
- a CDS encoding amino acid ABC transporter ATP-binding protein — protein: MGKIIVKNLKKSYGSNQVLKGIDMQVREGEVVCVIGPSGSGKSTFLRCMNMLEEITAGEVIVDDYNLSDKNVDINKVRENIGMVFQHFNLFPHMTVLKNIMFAPTELGKQSKAEARETAMKLLDRVGLADKADALPGQLSGGQKQRVAIARALAMNPDIMLFDEPTSALDPEMVGEVLGVMKDLAREGMTMMIVTHEMGFAREVSDRVVFMDGGYIVEEGTPQEVFGNPKNERTISFLEKVL
- a CDS encoding GNAT family N-acetyltransferase, which produces MKIRTAHHEDIPALAYLMEELGYPTTVEDMKMRYDRIASDPNYHTLVAEDEGEVVGMVGLHAGNFYERNEDYARIVVFVMDSKHRNKGIGKALNEEAEAWAKENGLVAIALNSGNRSERQDAHHFYRRLGYEATSTGFVKKI
- the corA gene encoding magnesium/cobalt transporter CorA, with the translated sequence MIRTLTIGHDHQVTVGKPLDQIVMEDYIWMWVDFSEPTDRETELLTSYFHFHPLAVEDCMHVLQRPKLDYYEDVQFLVVHALDVDTLAAEEVDMFISSRFLVTYHHHELEELDQAWERIVQHANERKIWSRGPLSAAYTVMDKLVDNYFPSLFMIEDELAELEGLGGRESVEELMKQVFDLRGRLLKLRRTIVPMRDLMYRVLNSQHVQGQGDHMAYFTDIYDHLLKLTDMLEADREMTADLRDSYISLNSNRMNSIMKTLTVITTVFMPLTLIAGIYGMNFSNMPELTWKYGYFGVLFFMFLLSVAMVVWFMRRGWFK
- a CDS encoding YerC/YecD family TrpR-related protein, with product MQLKKLNDKSIDQLFEAILTLKNLEECYVFFDDLCTINEIQSLSQRLEVARMLGKGSTYNQIEAETGASTATISRVKRCLNYGNDGYKMTLERLGR